A part of Amycolatopsis lurida genomic DNA contains:
- a CDS encoding acyl-CoA dehydrogenase family protein, with amino-acid sequence MDFTLTEAQQDLASLTRRILTDKVTPDMLGPHGSGGFDAPLWTSLAQAGVLDAALPQSVGGGGFGLLEQCSVLAEIGRAVAPVPYLTSVVLGAAAVAEFGDGRLAERWVVPVLRGDQVLAVALPDYGVPCGFTAEADGDGWRLTGAQTAVASGAFAHGFLVEAAIDGGRRVFLLDRDTVTVSPQRTVDHADAALVELSGAKAATSLGDIGEWLRLRGTIGVCAQQLGVVERALELTAAYARERKQFGHLIGSFQAVRQRLADAYVDVEAVRLTLWQAAWRLSEGLPAAEEAATAKFWTAEAGHRVAHTAVHVHGGVGIDVDHTLHRYFVAAKRLEFTLGGATAQLRGLGDLLAADPA; translated from the coding sequence ATGGACTTCACGCTCACCGAAGCGCAGCAGGATCTCGCTTCGCTCACGCGCCGGATCCTGACGGACAAGGTCACCCCCGATATGCTGGGGCCCCACGGGTCCGGCGGATTCGACGCTCCACTGTGGACCTCCCTGGCGCAGGCAGGGGTCCTCGACGCCGCGCTTCCTCAGTCGGTCGGTGGTGGCGGGTTCGGGCTGCTGGAGCAGTGTTCCGTACTGGCCGAGATCGGCCGCGCGGTCGCGCCCGTGCCCTATCTGACGTCGGTCGTCCTCGGCGCCGCGGCCGTTGCCGAATTCGGGGACGGGAGGCTTGCCGAGCGCTGGGTCGTCCCGGTGCTACGCGGCGACCAGGTCCTCGCGGTGGCGCTGCCGGACTACGGCGTGCCGTGCGGGTTCACCGCCGAGGCCGACGGCGACGGCTGGCGGCTGACCGGCGCGCAGACCGCGGTGGCGTCGGGCGCTTTCGCGCACGGGTTCCTCGTCGAAGCCGCCATCGACGGCGGCCGTCGAGTGTTCCTGCTCGACCGGGACACCGTGACGGTCTCGCCACAGCGGACCGTCGACCACGCCGACGCGGCGCTCGTCGAACTGTCCGGCGCGAAGGCCGCCACGTCCTTGGGCGACATCGGCGAATGGCTGCGGCTGAGGGGCACGATCGGTGTCTGCGCACAGCAACTCGGCGTGGTCGAACGAGCGCTGGAGCTGACCGCGGCGTACGCGCGGGAGCGCAAGCAGTTCGGTCACCTCATCGGGAGTTTCCAGGCGGTGCGGCAGCGGCTCGCCGACGCCTACGTCGACGTCGAAGCTGTCCGGCTGACGCTGTGGCAGGCCGCCTGGCGGCTCAGCGAAGGGCTTCCGGCGGCCGAAGAGGCCGCGACGGCGAAGTTCTGGACGGCCGAGGCCGGGCACCGGGTCGCGCACACGGCCGTGCACGTCCACGGCGGGGTCGGCATCGACGTCGACCACACGCTGCATCGCTATTTCGTCGCGGCGAAACGGCTCGAGTTCACCTTGGGCGGGGCGACCGCGCAGCTGCGGGGCCTCGGCGACCTGCTGGCCGCGGACCCGGCATGA
- a CDS encoding long-chain-fatty-acid--CoA ligase — translation MTPTVTELLLARAEDRSTGLLFEDRRWTWAEHVRACAGHAAALTGILRPGGHFGLLADNVPEFSFLLGGAALSGHVLVGLNPTRRGAALARDVALADCELVFAEEKYLSFLSEADVPVLPLSDLEPAREAVVPVAAKPEDLLMLIFTSGTSGDPKAVRCTHGKITYPGEMLATRFGLSTEDTVYVSMPMFHSNAIMAGWSVGLAAGAGIALRRRFSASGFLPDVRQFGATYANYVGKPLSYVLTTPERDDDADNPLKLVYGNEGAEADLAAFGKRFGCHVVDAFGSTEGGVNFGRDATTPAGSLGRLLDGVAVLDPETGKPCPPAKFDEGGKLLNAAEAVGELVNTGGPGFFAGYYGDPAAEAERMRDGMYHTGDLAYLDADGYCYFAGRLGDWLRVDGENLGTAPIERALLRHPAVREAAVYGIPDPRVGDQVMAALACRSSIDPDEFAAFVVAQGDLGPKQWPRFVRVVEELPRTATHKVLKRELATEGTSGAWEVRYRTS, via the coding sequence ATGACCCCCACGGTCACGGAACTCCTGCTCGCGCGGGCGGAGGACCGCTCGACCGGCCTGCTGTTCGAAGACCGGCGCTGGACCTGGGCCGAACACGTCCGAGCCTGCGCCGGGCACGCCGCCGCGCTCACCGGCATCCTGCGGCCCGGCGGGCACTTCGGGCTGCTGGCGGACAACGTCCCCGAGTTCTCGTTCCTGCTCGGCGGCGCGGCGCTGTCGGGACACGTGCTGGTCGGCCTGAACCCCACACGGCGGGGCGCGGCGCTGGCCCGCGACGTCGCACTGGCCGACTGCGAGCTGGTGTTCGCCGAGGAGAAGTACCTTTCGTTCCTGTCCGAGGCGGATGTCCCGGTGCTGCCCCTGAGCGATCTCGAACCCGCGCGGGAGGCTGTCGTCCCCGTGGCCGCGAAGCCCGAAGACCTGCTGATGCTGATCTTCACCTCGGGCACCAGCGGCGACCCGAAGGCCGTCCGGTGCACGCACGGCAAGATCACCTACCCCGGCGAGATGCTGGCCACCCGATTCGGTCTGTCCACAGAGGACACTGTGTACGTGTCGATGCCGATGTTCCACTCCAACGCCATCATGGCCGGCTGGTCGGTCGGGCTCGCGGCAGGCGCGGGGATCGCGTTGCGGCGGCGGTTCTCGGCGTCCGGTTTCCTGCCGGACGTACGGCAGTTCGGGGCGACGTACGCCAACTACGTCGGCAAGCCACTGTCCTATGTGCTCACCACTCCCGAACGGGACGACGACGCCGACAATCCACTGAAACTGGTCTACGGCAACGAAGGCGCGGAAGCCGACCTCGCCGCTTTCGGCAAGCGTTTCGGCTGCCACGTGGTCGACGCCTTCGGTTCGACCGAGGGCGGCGTGAACTTCGGCAGGGACGCCACCACCCCGGCCGGCTCGCTCGGCCGGCTGCTCGACGGCGTCGCCGTCCTCGACCCGGAAACCGGGAAGCCCTGTCCCCCGGCGAAGTTCGACGAAGGCGGGAAGCTGCTCAACGCGGCCGAGGCGGTCGGCGAACTGGTCAACACCGGCGGGCCCGGATTCTTCGCCGGGTACTACGGTGACCCGGCGGCCGAGGCCGAGCGGATGCGTGACGGGATGTACCACACCGGCGACCTGGCCTACCTCGACGCGGACGGCTACTGCTACTTCGCCGGACGGCTCGGCGACTGGCTCCGCGTCGACGGCGAGAACCTCGGCACCGCCCCGATCGAACGCGCGCTCCTGCGGCATCCCGCCGTCCGCGAGGCGGCCGTGTACGGGATACCGGATCCGCGGGTGGGCGACCAGGTGATGGCCGCGCTGGCCTGCCGGTCATCGATCGACCCGGACGAGTTCGCCGCTTTCGTGGTGGCGCAGGGCGATCTCGGGCCGAAACAGTGGCCACGGTTCGTGCGGGTGGTCGAGGAACTGCCGCGGACGGCGACGCACAAAGTGCTCAAGCGGGAGTTGGCGACGGAGGGGACCTCGGGAGCCTGGGAGGTGCGGTACCGGACGTCGTGA
- a CDS encoding helix-turn-helix transcriptional regulator has protein sequence MSGILSNGSRAGVCDPALLESMLFSPGRRRLVVDSRLAGGELVRHHEKARQTEIRVYGGVLRHMLVFDARYAVVPLDELSLHAGALVLRPPLVGPCGQFFGVLWSESRPLGGGPGRGACLKGRQRQVADLLVEGATDHQVANRLGLSSRTVRTIVSELHDRFGTTSRMALGFRLGRVTKRV, from the coding sequence GTGTCCGGAATTCTTTCCAACGGCAGCCGGGCGGGCGTCTGCGACCCGGCGCTGCTGGAGTCGATGCTCTTCAGCCCCGGCCGCAGGCGGCTGGTGGTCGACTCGCGGCTGGCGGGCGGTGAGCTGGTGCGGCACCACGAAAAAGCCAGGCAGACCGAAATCAGGGTGTACGGCGGAGTGCTGCGGCACATGCTGGTCTTCGACGCCCGGTACGCGGTCGTGCCGCTCGACGAGCTGAGCCTGCACGCGGGCGCGCTGGTGCTGCGTCCCCCGCTCGTCGGTCCCTGCGGCCAGTTCTTCGGGGTCCTCTGGTCGGAATCGCGGCCGCTCGGTGGCGGGCCCGGCCGGGGCGCCTGTCTCAAGGGACGGCAGCGGCAGGTCGCGGACCTGCTGGTGGAGGGAGCCACGGATCATCAGGTCGCCAACCGCCTCGGCCTGAGCAGCAGGACCGTGCGCACGATCGTGTCCGAGTTGCACGATCGGTTCGGCACCACTTCGCGGATGGCCTTGGGTTTCCGTCTCGGCCGCGTGACCAAACGCGTCTAG
- a CDS encoding ABC transporter ATP-binding protein → MSDRAGFRDLLRLTAGHRRVLTLAIVLTVAASGLGMLQPLLVRHGIDSVGTRPLSWWFIAGIAGLFLVQAAVDGLGLFMLERSGERVVLSVRKRLIARLLRLRMPAYEDHRLGDLISRLSVDTTVLRDVVSTASVQLVAGGLTGLGTAVLMLLLDPVLFGLVAATVSVAAVVVAALLGRLREAGERTQRGVGEMAADLERALGAIRMVRANRAEPREERRIGERAESAFAAGVQAAKLTSVMTPAVELAIRGSLLLVLLIGGARVAANATSLGELVAFLLYATYLVVPLISLLQGIGLVQRGMGALQRVHEASLLPVESDTVPRSPILPVRSAPVLEFREVRFSYGKRTVLDGVSFRVEPRTSVALVGKSGAGKSTVFSLAERFYQPFSGTVLLNGADLNGMSLSDCRSRLALVDQNVPILHGTLRENLLYAAPDADAEDLARVLETVNLAGLVAGLPDGLDTQVGERGNMLSGGERQRVAIARALLTRPDLLLLDEPSAHLDQINEFALTMALERAGRECALLIIAHRLATVRRAGRILVLDEGRIAGDGTHDELTVSCPLYRRLVENQLSEDRSTGSRPAEAASAG, encoded by the coding sequence ATGAGCGATCGGGCGGGCTTCCGGGATCTGCTGCGGCTGACCGCGGGCCACCGGAGGGTGCTGACGCTGGCCATCGTGCTCACCGTGGCGGCGTCCGGGCTGGGGATGCTCCAGCCGCTGCTGGTCCGGCACGGGATCGACTCGGTGGGCACGCGGCCGCTCTCCTGGTGGTTCATCGCGGGCATAGCCGGGCTTTTCCTCGTCCAGGCCGCCGTGGACGGGCTCGGCTTGTTCATGCTGGAGCGGTCGGGGGAACGCGTGGTGCTCAGCGTGCGCAAGCGGCTGATCGCGCGCCTGCTGCGGCTGCGGATGCCCGCCTACGAGGACCATCGGCTCGGCGACCTGATCTCCCGGCTCAGCGTCGACACCACCGTGCTGCGCGACGTGGTGTCGACCGCGTCGGTGCAGCTCGTCGCGGGCGGGTTGACGGGACTGGGCACTGCGGTGCTGATGCTGCTGCTCGACCCGGTGCTGTTCGGCCTGGTGGCGGCGACCGTGTCGGTCGCCGCCGTCGTGGTGGCGGCGTTGCTCGGCAGGCTCCGCGAGGCGGGCGAGCGCACGCAACGCGGCGTTGGCGAGATGGCCGCGGACCTCGAACGCGCGCTGGGCGCGATCCGGATGGTGCGCGCGAACCGGGCGGAGCCGCGAGAGGAGCGGCGGATCGGCGAGCGGGCGGAGTCGGCCTTCGCCGCGGGGGTGCAGGCGGCGAAGCTGACCTCGGTGATGACCCCGGCCGTCGAACTGGCCATCCGCGGCTCGCTTCTGCTGGTGCTGCTCATCGGCGGGGCGCGGGTGGCGGCGAACGCGACCTCGCTGGGCGAGCTGGTGGCGTTCCTGTTGTACGCGACCTACCTGGTGGTGCCGCTCATCTCCCTGCTCCAGGGAATCGGCCTCGTCCAGCGCGGCATGGGCGCGCTGCAGCGGGTGCACGAGGCGTCTCTCTTGCCCGTCGAAAGCGACACGGTGCCCCGCTCGCCGATACTCCCCGTGCGGTCCGCGCCGGTGCTGGAATTTCGCGAGGTCCGATTCTCCTACGGGAAAAGGACGGTGCTGGACGGCGTTTCGTTCCGGGTCGAACCGCGGACGAGCGTGGCGTTGGTCGGAAAGTCGGGGGCGGGAAAGTCGACAGTTTTCTCACTGGCCGAGCGTTTTTATCAGCCCTTTTCCGGAACGGTACTGCTGAATGGCGCCGACCTGAACGGAATGTCACTTTCCGACTGTCGTTCCCGGCTGGCACTGGTTGACCAGAACGTGCCCATCCTGCACGGCACCCTGCGGGAAAACCTTCTGTACGCGGCGCCGGACGCCGATGCGGAGGACCTCGCGCGGGTGCTGGAAACGGTCAATCTCGCCGGGCTCGTCGCCGGCCTGCCCGACGGGCTCGACACCCAGGTCGGTGAACGCGGGAACATGCTCTCCGGCGGAGAGCGGCAGCGGGTCGCCATCGCCCGCGCCCTGCTCACGCGGCCTGACCTGCTGCTTCTCGACGAGCCGAGTGCGCATCTCGACCAGATCAACGAGTTCGCGCTGACCATGGCGCTGGAGCGGGCCGGACGTGAATGCGCGCTGCTGATCATCGCGCACCGGCTGGCCACCGTCCGCCGGGCCGGCCGGATACTGGTGCTCGACGAGGGCAGGATCGCCGGAGACGGCACGCACGACGAGCTCACCGTGTCCTGCCCGTTGTACCGGCGGCTCGTCGAGAATCAGTTGTCCGAGGACCGGTCCACCGGAAGCCGGCCTGCCGAAGCGGCTTCCGCCGGATAA
- a CDS encoding lasso peptide biosynthesis B2 protein: MTTPSALSRSRSLPFARRLAARLAVAVARLIAMLPPQRIRVVFGVLRRGARPATCEQAEAAREAVLAVSLACLGPKGCLPRSLAVALLCRLRGVWPTWCVGVRARPPFGAHAWVEVDGQPVGEGVSAGYFARLVAVGPPDRVR, encoded by the coding sequence GTGACCACCCCGAGCGCGCTCAGCAGGTCGCGGTCACTGCCGTTCGCGCGGCGGCTCGCCGCGCGGCTGGCGGTCGCCGTGGCCAGGCTGATCGCGATGCTGCCGCCCCAGCGGATCCGGGTGGTCTTCGGCGTACTCCGCCGCGGCGCCCGGCCCGCCACCTGTGAGCAGGCGGAGGCCGCGAGGGAGGCGGTACTCGCGGTCAGCCTGGCCTGTCTCGGCCCGAAGGGCTGTCTGCCAAGGTCGTTGGCGGTGGCGCTGCTGTGCAGGCTGCGTGGTGTTTGGCCGACGTGGTGCGTCGGCGTCCGGGCGCGGCCGCCGTTCGGCGCGCACGCCTGGGTCGAGGTGGACGGGCAGCCGGTCGGCGAAGGGGTCTCCGCCGGGTATTTCGCGAGGCTCGTCGCGGTCGGGCCGCCGGATCGGGTCCGATGA
- a CDS encoding lasso peptide biosynthesis PqqD family chaperone: protein MSLAFRPNVSIVDTDYGSVLLDERKGRYFQLNPSGRIVVRTLLEGGDSEEAAGALIEEYDVSRERAEQDVTALVEGLRAAGLVTP, encoded by the coding sequence ATGAGCCTCGCGTTCCGTCCCAACGTGTCCATTGTGGACACAGACTACGGGTCAGTGCTGCTCGACGAGCGCAAGGGCCGGTATTTCCAGCTCAACCCGAGCGGCCGGATCGTCGTGCGGACGCTGCTGGAAGGCGGTGACAGCGAAGAAGCGGCCGGCGCGCTCATCGAGGAGTACGACGTTTCGCGTGAGCGTGCCGAGCAGGACGTGACCGCGCTGGTGGAGGGTCTGCGCGCGGCTGGCCTGGTGACGCCGTGA
- a CDS encoding lasso peptide isopeptide bond-forming cyclase, whose product MRQVTDTLGHGEEYFAVFPDHEAALAVAPRLHAPGSRTLAHASGRPWLTGRWPDDGIVVASAGRTRLAVIGWCPVTEKELTAAAARLRDPGGLDALAAKLPGSFHLVASVDGHCRVQGTASGLRLVHHTRIGGVVIAADRADILAHAAGADIDERTLAVRLLFPVPHPLLHKPMWRGVHGVEPGSALMLAPDGLAARTVRWWDPPRPERSLAEGAPLVREALTAAVDARTAAGGVVACDLSGGLDSTSVTFLAARGDAKIVASTWPGLDPADDDLAWAARAAAHLPEVEHVVWDVAASPLVYAGLLEIDDPLDEPTIGMMDRARLLSDLAPLAAKGSRVRLTGIGGDHVAWCSEAHYHTILRRRPLFALGALRGFRALFTWPLGGMVRALADSRSYRRWLSDTAADVRAAKTAPVTAALGWSTPPRLFDWATPEAKELASAEIRDAALTAEPLGRTRGEHADLEQILSCTRIIRQWEQMSARAGLPIQSPFLDDRVIEACLSIRPDDRVTPWAYKPVLTEAMRGVVPGECLARTSKAQASMDAAAGLRASRGDLRELWADSRLAELGLVDRNRLGALASRPETPELRDGILYPTIGCEVWLRTLSKPLLSLEEK is encoded by the coding sequence ATGCGTCAAGTCACTGACACGCTGGGTCACGGCGAGGAGTACTTCGCGGTCTTTCCCGACCACGAAGCCGCTCTCGCCGTGGCCCCGCGGTTGCACGCACCTGGGTCCCGGACGCTCGCCCACGCGTCGGGGCGGCCGTGGCTGACCGGCCGGTGGCCGGATGACGGGATCGTCGTGGCTTCGGCGGGGCGGACCAGGCTGGCGGTGATCGGCTGGTGCCCGGTCACCGAGAAGGAGCTGACCGCCGCGGCCGCGCGGCTGCGCGATCCCGGCGGACTCGACGCGCTGGCGGCGAAACTGCCGGGCAGTTTCCACCTGGTGGCCTCAGTGGACGGGCACTGCCGGGTGCAGGGCACCGCGTCCGGGCTGCGGCTGGTCCACCACACCAGGATCGGCGGCGTGGTGATCGCGGCCGACCGCGCGGACATCCTCGCCCACGCGGCCGGCGCGGACATCGACGAGCGGACGCTCGCGGTCCGGCTGCTGTTCCCGGTCCCGCATCCGTTGCTGCACAAGCCGATGTGGCGTGGGGTGCACGGGGTGGAGCCGGGCAGCGCGCTGATGCTCGCGCCGGACGGCCTCGCCGCCCGCACGGTGCGGTGGTGGGATCCGCCGCGCCCGGAACGCTCGCTCGCGGAAGGCGCGCCGCTGGTGCGGGAAGCGCTCACCGCCGCGGTGGACGCGCGCACGGCCGCCGGTGGCGTGGTCGCCTGCGATCTTTCCGGTGGCCTGGACTCGACCTCGGTGACCTTCCTCGCCGCACGCGGCGACGCGAAGATCGTGGCGAGCACCTGGCCGGGCCTCGACCCGGCCGACGACGACCTCGCCTGGGCGGCGCGCGCGGCGGCGCATCTGCCCGAGGTCGAGCATGTGGTGTGGGACGTCGCCGCGTCTCCGCTGGTCTATGCGGGTCTGCTCGAAATCGACGATCCGCTCGACGAACCGACCATCGGGATGATGGACAGGGCCAGGCTGCTCAGCGATCTGGCGCCGCTGGCGGCCAAGGGCAGCCGGGTCCGGCTGACCGGCATCGGCGGCGATCACGTCGCTTGGTGCTCGGAAGCGCACTATCACACGATTCTGCGGCGACGCCCGTTGTTCGCACTGGGCGCGCTCCGGGGTTTCCGCGCGCTGTTCACCTGGCCGCTCGGTGGCATGGTCCGCGCGCTCGCGGATTCCCGTTCGTACCGCCGGTGGCTCTCGGACACCGCGGCCGACGTCCGAGCGGCGAAGACCGCACCGGTGACCGCTGCGCTGGGCTGGAGTACTCCGCCCCGCTTGTTCGACTGGGCGACGCCGGAGGCGAAAGAGCTGGCGAGCGCGGAGATCCGCGACGCGGCGCTCACCGCGGAGCCGCTCGGCAGGACCAGGGGCGAGCACGCGGACCTTGAGCAGATCCTGTCCTGCACGCGGATCATCCGGCAATGGGAGCAGATGAGCGCGCGGGCCGGGCTGCCGATCCAGTCGCCCTTCCTCGACGACCGGGTGATCGAGGCCTGCCTGTCGATCCGGCCGGACGACCGGGTGACGCCGTGGGCGTACAAACCGGTGCTCACCGAAGCCATGCGCGGCGTGGTTCCCGGCGAATGCCTGGCCCGCACCAGCAAGGCGCAGGCGTCGATGGACGCCGCGGCGGGCCTGCGGGCCAGCCGGGGCGACCTGCGTGAGCTGTGGGCGGACTCGCGGCTGGCCGAGCTCGGCCTCGTCGACCGGAATCGCTTGGGCGCCTTGGCATCGCGTCCCGAAACGCCGGAGCTTCGCGACGGCATCCTGTATCCGACCATCGGCTGCGAGGTATGGCTGCGCACGCTCTCGAAGCCCTTGCTCTCTCTGGAGGAGAAATGA
- a CDS encoding keywimysin-related RiPP, protein MKEYETPMLIDAGEFEEVTGLLARHGNDRLIFSKN, encoded by the coding sequence ATGAAGGAATACGAGACCCCCATGTTGATCGACGCCGGCGAGTTCGAAGAGGTCACCGGCCTGCTCGCCAGGCACGGCAACGACCGGCTGATCTTCAGCAAGAACTGA
- a CDS encoding alpha/beta hydrolase family protein, with amino-acid sequence MKRITRRIGVLATALALPAALLAPSASAAPVRLSLPVPTGPHAVGVTDLHLIDHSRQDPWVPGAARELMVTVRYPALPSGKPKAPYMAPGVAKVVAEGDAVKLGMAADRLDYRFPTHSRTGAPAVGGKRPVVLYSPGGTLSRSHGTTHQEQLASEGYVVVAIDHTHEAEAVEFPGGRVAKKALPPSSIEVSKRVIDTRVRDTRFVLDSLGLSQAGMFGHSAGGFTAGETMVADRRVVAGANLDGSMAHSQSQRIFGRVADEGLDRPFLLMSAGDHSAASDASWQEFLSNQRGWTREVRLPDGEHFSFTDYQTLLPQLGNAPASFVGTIDPARSVAEQRTLLSEFFGKTLRHRSSDVTKVSLSQAS; translated from the coding sequence ATGAAACGAATCACGCGCCGGATCGGCGTACTCGCCACCGCGCTCGCCCTGCCCGCCGCCCTCCTCGCGCCGTCCGCGTCGGCGGCGCCCGTCCGCCTGAGCCTTCCCGTGCCGACCGGCCCTCACGCGGTCGGCGTCACGGACCTCCACCTGATCGACCACTCCCGCCAGGACCCGTGGGTTCCCGGCGCGGCAAGGGAATTGATGGTCACCGTGCGGTACCCGGCACTGCCGAGCGGAAAGCCGAAAGCGCCGTACATGGCGCCGGGTGTGGCGAAGGTGGTGGCCGAGGGCGACGCCGTCAAGCTGGGCATGGCGGCTGATCGGCTCGACTACCGCTTCCCCACCCACTCCAGGACCGGCGCCCCCGCGGTCGGTGGCAAGCGGCCTGTCGTGCTGTATTCGCCCGGCGGCACCTTGTCTCGTTCGCACGGCACCACGCATCAGGAACAACTGGCGAGCGAGGGCTACGTCGTCGTGGCCATCGACCACACCCACGAAGCGGAAGCGGTGGAGTTCCCCGGCGGCCGAGTCGCGAAGAAGGCCTTGCCGCCGTCGAGTATCGAGGTGTCGAAGCGCGTGATCGACACTCGCGTCCGTGACACGCGTTTCGTCCTCGACTCGCTCGGGCTGAGCCAGGCCGGCATGTTCGGCCACTCCGCCGGTGGGTTCACGGCGGGCGAGACGATGGTGGCCGACCGGCGTGTCGTCGCCGGGGCGAACCTGGACGGCAGCATGGCCCACTCGCAATCGCAGCGGATCTTCGGCCGCGTCGCCGACGAAGGACTGGACCGCCCGTTCCTGCTGATGAGCGCCGGTGACCACAGCGCCGCGTCGGACGCGTCCTGGCAGGAGTTCCTGAGCAACCAGCGTGGCTGGACGCGCGAAGTGCGGTTGCCGGACGGAGAGCACTTCAGTTTCACCGACTACCAGACGCTGTTGCCGCAATTGGGCAACGCCCCGGCCTCGTTCGTCGGCACCATCGATCCCGCGCGCAGCGTCGCTGAACAGCGCACCCTGCTCTCGGAGTTCTTCGGCAAGACGCTGCGTCACCGAAGCAGTGACGTGACCAAGGTGTCCTTGAGCCAGGCTTCGTAG
- a CDS encoding TetR/AcrR family transcriptional regulator, with protein MPADLPGIVRLRDRREALTLRTILTAARGLFAERGYARTPIRLIAQEAGVSPQTVYAHFGSKAGVLGGLVDLLDDEAGIPDLVAEAQRTEDPVALLGLLATVARQVRERCGDIVAMLSSGAAVDPDIAATQAEGARRNRLGIEMVVGRVRESGRAVVPRAADIAVALMSADVHTSLVAEAGWSHDDYEAWLKDTLVTSLLR; from the coding sequence ATGCCCGCGGACCTTCCCGGCATCGTCCGGTTGCGCGACCGTCGTGAGGCGCTGACGCTGCGCACGATCCTGACGGCGGCCCGCGGTCTCTTCGCCGAGCGCGGCTACGCGCGGACGCCGATCCGCCTCATCGCCCAGGAGGCGGGGGTGTCCCCGCAGACCGTCTACGCGCACTTCGGTTCGAAGGCCGGTGTCCTCGGCGGGCTCGTCGACCTCCTCGACGACGAGGCCGGGATCCCCGACCTCGTCGCCGAGGCGCAGCGGACCGAGGACCCGGTCGCGCTGCTCGGCCTGCTGGCCACGGTCGCCCGCCAGGTCCGGGAACGCTGCGGCGACATCGTCGCGATGCTGAGCTCCGGTGCCGCCGTCGATCCGGACATCGCCGCGACACAGGCGGAAGGTGCCCGGCGCAACCGGCTCGGCATCGAGATGGTCGTCGGCCGTGTCCGCGAGAGCGGCCGCGCCGTGGTGCCCAGGGCCGCGGACATCGCCGTGGCCTTGATGAGCGCCGACGTCCACACCAGCCTTGTCGCCGAGGCCGGGTGGAGTCACGACGACTACGAAGCCTGGCTCAAGGACACCTTGGTCACGTCACTGCTTCGGTGA
- a CDS encoding SgcJ/EcaC family oxidoreductase, which translates to MTTEEIITALERAWNAGDGEAWAANFAEDADFVDVVGRIQRGRATIARESQNIFDTIYRGSTLRIRQVSSRPLGGGFDLVHTATLLTIPAGPLAGEARAVQTKLVHDGRIVAFHNTIRGDIAAFTGHDADLAARSPQEWDS; encoded by the coding sequence ATGACCACCGAGGAGATCATCACCGCACTGGAACGCGCCTGGAACGCGGGCGACGGCGAGGCGTGGGCCGCGAACTTCGCCGAGGACGCGGATTTCGTCGACGTCGTCGGCCGCATCCAGCGCGGCCGCGCGACGATCGCGCGCGAGAGCCAGAACATCTTCGACACCATCTACCGGGGCAGCACGCTGCGGATCCGCCAGGTGTCGAGCCGTCCGCTCGGCGGCGGGTTCGATCTCGTGCACACCGCCACCCTGCTGACCATCCCCGCCGGTCCCCTGGCCGGGGAAGCGCGGGCGGTGCAGACGAAACTGGTCCACGACGGGCGGATCGTCGCGTTCCACAACACGATCCGGGGCGATATCGCGGCGTTCACCGGCCACGACGCGGACCTCGCGGCCCGCTCGCCCCAGGAGTGGGATTCCTGA